Proteins from a genomic interval of Zingiber officinale cultivar Zhangliang chromosome 2A, Zo_v1.1, whole genome shotgun sequence:
- the LOC122040931 gene encoding protein LIGHT-DEPENDENT SHORT HYPOCOTYLS 4-like encodes MEFLPNPDSPGSNNSGGSSPNSSPKNSVTAAPSSSSATAAAASASSSSSSFSSSSSSYSAAATPSLSRYESQKRRDWNTFGQYLGNHRPPLSLSQCSSAHVLEFLRYLDQFGKTKIHSHVCPFFGHPSPPAPCPCPLRQAWGSLDALIGRLRAAYEENGGHPETNPFGARAVRLYLREVRDVQSKARGISYEKKKRKKPPPPLPPPPPPPPPAAA; translated from the coding sequence ATGGAGTTCCTGCCCAACCCTGATAGCCCTGGCTCCAACAACAGTGGGGGGAGCAGCCCGAACAGTAGCCCCAAGAACTCAGTGACGGCGGCGCCGTCTTCGTCGTCTGCCACGGCGGCGgcagcttctgcttcttcttcttcttcttctttttcttcctcttcctcctcctactCGGCTGCGGCGACTCCTTCGCTGAGCCGGTACGAGTCGCAGAAGCGGCGGGACTGGAACACGTTCGGGCAGTACCTGGGGAACCACCGGCCGCCGCTGTCGCTGTCGCAGTGCAGCAGCGCGCACGTGCTGGAGTTCCTGCGGTACCTGGACCAGTTCGGGAAGACGAAGATCCACTCCCACGTCTGCCCCTTCTTCGGCCACCCCAGCCCGCCGGCGCCCTGCCCCTGCCCGCTCCGCCAGGCCTGGGGCTCCCTCGACGCCCTCATCGGCCGCCTCCGCGCCGCCTACGAGGAGAACGGCGGCCACCCCGAGACCAACCCCTTCGGCGCCCGCGCCGTCCGCCTCTACCTCCGCGAGGTCCGCGACGTCCAGTCCAAGGCCAGAGGCATCAGCTACGAGAAGAAGAAACGCAAGAAACCGccgcctcctcttcctcctcctccgccgccgccgccgcccgccGCTGCCTGA